In Rhinatrema bivittatum chromosome 11, aRhiBiv1.1, whole genome shotgun sequence, a single window of DNA contains:
- the LHX5 gene encoding LIM/homeobox protein Lhx5 has translation MMVHCAGCERPILDRFLLNVLDRAWHIKCVQCCECKCNLTEKCFSREGKLYCKNDFFRRFGTKCAGCFQGISPSDLVRKARNKVFHLNCFTCMVCNKQLSTGEELYIIDENKFVCKEDYVNSPSLKEGSLNSVSSCTDRSLSPDLQDPVQEDTKETDNSTSSDKETANNENEEQNSGAKRRGPRTTIKAKQLETLKAAFAATPKPTRHIREQLAQETGLNMRVIQVWFQNRRSKERRMKQLSALGARRHAFFRSPRRMRPLGGRLDESEMLGSAPYSYYGDYQGDYYGPTGNYDFFPHGPPSSQAQSPADSSYLQNSGPGSTPLGPLEPPLPGHHSSENQRYTDMISHPDTPSPEPGITGSLHPIPGEVFSGGPSPPFSMSSNSGYSGPLSHPNQEMNEAAVW, from the exons ATGATGGTTCATTGTGCGGGCTGTGAGAGGCCCATTTTGGACAGGTTTCTCTTAAATGTTCTGGACAGGGCATGGCATATCAAATGTGTCCAGTGCTGCGAATGTAAGTGCAACCTAACCGAAAAATGCTTCTCCAGAGAAGGCAAACTTTATTGCAAAAACGACTTCTTCAG GAGATTTGGGACCAAATGTGCCGGCTGCTTCCAGGGCATCTCTCCCAGCGACCTCGTCAGAAAAGCCCGCAACAAAGTTTTTCACCTGAACTGCTTTACCTGCATGGTGTGCAACAAACAGCTGTCCACGGGAGAGGAACTTTATATCATAGATGAAAACAAATTTGTTTGCAAAGAGGACTATGTGAACTCCCCCAGCTTGAAAGAAGGAAGCCTAAACTCAG TATCCTCCTGTACAGACAGAAGTCTATCTCCAGATTTGCAAGACCCTGTACAGGAAGACACCAAGGAGACAGACAATTCCACCTCTTCGGACAAAGAGACTGCTAATAATGAAAACGAAGAACAAAACTCAGGCGCCAAGAGAAGAGGACCCCGAACCACAATCAAAGCCAAGCAACTGGAGACCCTTAAAGCTGCCTTCGCtgcaacccctaaacccaccagGCACATCCGAGAGCAGCTAGCCCAAGAGACGGGACTCAACATGAGGGTGATTCAG GTCTGGTTCCAGAACAGAAGGTCCAAGGAGAGGCGGATGAAGCAGCTGAGCGCCCTGGGGGCCCGGAGACACGCCTTCTTCCGAAGTCCCAGGCGGATGCGCCCCCTGGGAGGGAGGCTGGATGAGTCGGAGATGTTGGGCTCAGCCCCCTACTCTTACTATGGAG ATTATCAAGGAGACTATTATGGACCTACTGGAAATTATGACTTTTTTCCTCATGGTCCTCCTTCCTCTCAagctcagtctccagcagattcaAGCTACCTACAGAACTCAGGACCTGGTTCCACGCCACTAGGCCCACTTGAGCCTCCTCTTCCTGGTCACCACTCTTCAGAAAACCAAAGGTACACAGACATGATCTCTCACCCCGATACCCCCAGCCCAGAACCAGGGATAACTGGCTCCCTGCATCCCATCCCAGGGGAGGTCTTCAGTGGTGGCCCTAGTCCGCCTTTTTCCATGTCCAGCAATAGTGGCTACAGTGGGCCTCTGTCACATCCAAACCAGGAGATGAACGAGGCTGCTGTGTGGTAA